The Sulfurimonas sp. HSL3-2 genome segment TGACGGGGTCAATGGTACAAAACGGTAGAGCGCGAAGATCTTTTCTTTCAGGGTAAAAAGAGGCATCTACCTCTTCGAACGATTTTGCCAGTGCGATGACTTCATCTGTGAACTGATCATGCTTGTTGTACTGCGCTAAGACTATCTTCTCATCGACTTTCGGGTCATCAAGGTTTCCAAGGACTTCCATAATCGTAGATGTCAGATTATCGACTTTAAAAACAGTACCAACATCATAACTGCCCAGCTCTTTCTCATCCATGATCACACCTGCGGGATGCAGTGTCCTGATATCTAGAAGTGATCTGCGGTTTTCTTTGTATGAGACAAAAGCAACGCTGTAAGTCTGTGCACGTCCTACGACTTCGACGACTTTTGCACTAGGAGTCCCGCGTTTTGCAAGCAGTCTTTTTGCTATGACAAGGTCACCGTTCTTGGCATCGCCTAGATCGCCGTCATCTATAAAAAGATCTTTGACATTGAGTCCGATACTGTTGAGATAAGCGGTACCGTTTTGAGCTAAAGTTATCTCACCGGCACGGTATTTTGAGTGAAATCTGTATTGAAGACCATCTTTGATTACGTAGCTTTTTGCTAGCCAGTCATCTACTTTCGGGCGTTCTTCCGATGTTATATCTTGGTCGTAAAGACCAAGGGTAAGGCGTATTAGAAGAGATTTCAATTGTTAAGCAAGTATATTTTCGATAGCTTTTTCAAAGCTTTCCATATCTAGACCGTATTTGGTAACAAGGGCTTTAGCTTCTTCTATACTAGCTTCTGTAACAACTCCGTTTATAGGAACTGCAACGCGGACTACATGTAGACTCTGTGCAGCTTTTTTGATCTCATCGCTGGCATTTTCAGGATCCATACAATTTTTTATCGTCTCAACCAGTTTCTCTTCAAATTTCCAGTGAGTAAAAATAGTCGCACTTACTTCAGGTGTATTTACTCCCGCTACTTCCATTTCGGCAGCTTCAACATTTTGAAGTTCTTTAAGAGAATCTCTAAACTTCTCTTGCAGTTTTTCTTCGATAAGGTATTGTGAGATCAATACCTTGCCGATCTCGACTAAGAATGCCGCTGCTGAAAGTGTACCGAGTAGTTTCGGATCTTTTTTGATGTACCAAGATGTTA includes the following:
- a CDS encoding HDOD domain-containing protein: MNDRLLQQIRQLPPLPESAMQIEAVYQNPNSTFNDMVKILEKDPLLTADILKAANSPLYGFSREINAISQAVGLFGMGTVRGFALASIVKKSFPLDLSSYGITNAEFAELSKKQHALVTSWYIKKDPKLLGTLSAAAFLVEIGKVLISQYLIEEKLQEKFRDSLKELQNVEAAEMEVAGVNTPEVSATIFTHWKFEEKLVETIKNCMDPENASDEIKKAAQSLHVVRVAVPINGVVTEASIEEAKALVTKYGLDMESFEKAIENILA